A stretch of the Papaver somniferum cultivar HN1 chromosome 6, ASM357369v1, whole genome shotgun sequence genome encodes the following:
- the LOC113285849 gene encoding glutathione S-transferase F13-like, whose protein sequence is MVGCEVESQQFNPAMGPIFFHTFIAPMRGWAPDQKAIDENVVKVGAVLDVYEKMLSSSTYLAGDSYTLADLNHLPYITYIMKTPHANLINSRPHVKAWWEAVSSRPDSLKVTQGMTLGSK, encoded by the coding sequence ATGGTTGGATGTGAAGTAGAATCTCAACAATTCAACCCTGCAATGGGACCTATTTTCTTTCACACCTTCATTGCTCCTATGAGAGGTTGGGCACCAGATCAGAAGGCCATCGATGAGAACGTCGTGAAAGTCGGGGCAGTCCTTGATGTTTATGAAAAGATGCTTAGCAGCAGTACATATCTTGCAGGAGATAGTTATACACTAGCTGATCTTAATCACCTTCCTTATATTACCTATATTATGAAGACTCcacatgctaatttgatcaaTTCTAGGCCTCATGTTAAGGCATGGTGGGAAGCTGTTTCATCTAGGCCAGATTCACTAAAGGTTACCCAAGGAATGACCTTGGGTAGCAAGTGA